Proteins encoded by one window of Salvia splendens isolate huo1 chromosome 7, SspV2, whole genome shotgun sequence:
- the LOC121741999 gene encoding bZIP transcription factor 53-like, protein MASKQQLLPTSPGSDGDERKRKRKLSNRESARRSRIRKQQHLDELIAQEQKLVDENKKLREMTDSTSQLYLNVESNNNVLRAQLAELTDRLCSLNSVLQIASEVSGFAVDIPDIPDTLLEPWQLPCPVQPIPASVDMFQY, encoded by the coding sequence ATGGCTTCGAAGCAGCAGCTGCTGCCAACGAGTCCCGGTTCCGATGGTGACGAGAGGAAAAGGAAGAGAAAGCTGTCTAACCGTGAATCTGCACGGCGCTCGCGGATCAGGAAGCAGCAGCATCTTGACGAGCTGATCGCTCAAGAGCAGAAGCTAGTAGATGAAAACAAGAAGCTAAGAGAGATGACCGATAGCACCTCCCAGCTCTACCTCAATGTTGAATCTAATAACAACGTGCTGAGGGCTCAGTTGGCCGAGCTGACTGATCGCCTCTGCTCACTGAATTCTGTGCTTCAAATTGCTTCAGAGGTGAGTGGCTTTGCTGTTGACATTCCGGACATCCCTGATACTCTGCTCGAGCCGTGGCAGCTGCCCTGCCCTGTCCAGCCCATCCCTGCCTCCGTTGACATGTTCCAGTACTGA
- the LOC121742001 gene encoding calvin cycle protein CP12-2, chloroplastic-like, with protein sequence MAAVAGVNMVAMTVFARASEPSPKSMSFSQVSSPWRRSAGVPLRRMCVAAAPDKLTGKVEESIKAAEEACAGDAVSGECAAAWDEVEELSAAASHARDKQKDADPLETYCKDNPETNECRTYDN encoded by the coding sequence ATGGCAGCCGTAGCCGGAGTGAACATGGTAGCCATGACAGTCTTCGCTAGGGCGTCGGAGCCATCGCCGAAATCCATGAGCTTCTCGCAGGTGAGCAGCCCGTGGAGGCGCAGCGCTGGTGTCCCGTTGAGGAGGATGTGCGTGGCAGCGGCGCCGGACAAGCTGACGGGAAAGGTGGAGGAGAGCATCAAGGCTGCGGAGGAGGCGTGCGCGGGCGACGCGGTGAGCGGGGAGTGCGCGGCCGCGTGGGACGAGGTGGAGGAGCTGAGCGCGGCCGCGAGTCATGCCCGGGACAAGCAGAAGGACGCTGACCCCCTGGAGACTTACTGCAAGGACAACCCCGAGACCAACGAGTGCCGTACTTACGATAATTGA
- the LOC121741789 gene encoding probable glutamyl endopeptidase, chloroplastic isoform X2 codes for MRLHKVYHRFSIFHLPKQPLILSHFLSLKPPDRPPLHLINPFSSSSHATGRARAMTLRSIAPVHAAEGDGGSNGATRAASAAADSEDSSLGNGYRLPPPEIKDIVDAPPLPTISFSPHRDKILFLKRRSLPPLAELARPEEKLAGVRIDGRCNSRSRMSYYTGIGIYQLLNDGTLGPEKEVHGLPSGAKINFISWSNDGAHLAFGVRTDEDDGSSSKLRLWVAETKTGKARPLFQTQDIFLNAVFDNFVWLNNSTLLVCTIPLSRGDPPKKPLVPRGPKIQSNERKELIQARTHQDLLKDEYDELLFDYYATSQLVLVSLDGIVKPVGPPAIYTSLDPSPDEKYIMICSMHRPYSFIVPCGRFPRKVDLWTADGNFIREICDLPLAEDIPIAHNSVRRGKRSIQWRADKPSTLVWVETQDGGDAKINVSPRDIVYTEPAEPHENDLPIILHKLDFRYGGISWCDDSLALVYESWYKTRKIRTWVISPGCEGATPRILFDRSSEDVYSDPGSPMLRRTPSGTYVIAKIKKEGDEGTYVLLNGSGATPQGNVPFVDLFDINTSNKERIWESDKEKYYETVVALMSDQDEGDMPLNRLKVLTSKESKTENTQYYMLSWPEKKACQITDFPHPYPQLSSLKKEMIRYERKDGVQLTATLYLPPDYDPARDGPLPCLMWSYPGEFKSKNAAGQVRGSPNEFAGIGSTSPLLWLARRFAILSGPTIPIIGEGTEEANDSYVEQLVASAEAAVNEVIRRGVAHPNKIAIGGHSYGAFMTANLLAHAPHLFCCGIARSGAYNRTLTPFGFQNEDRTLWEAVNTYVEMSPFISANKIKKPILLIHGEEDNNSGTLTMQSDRFFNALKGHGALCRLVILPFESHGYSARESVMHVLWETDRWLQSYCVANAGEEPVATEESSNKDTSGAETKVVGAAGGVTEQPDQEPDRIHIICESSL; via the exons ATGCGCCTTCACAAAGTCTACCACCGTTTCTCTATCTTCCATTTACCCAAACAGCCTCTCATCCTctctcactttctctctctaaaacccCCTGACCGCCCTCCGCTCCACCTGATCAATCCTTTTTCGTCATCTTCGCACGCTACTGGTAGAGCCAGAGCAATGACACTCCGCAGCATCGCCCCCGTCCACGCCGCCGAGGGCGACGGCGGCTCTAACGGCGCCACTCGTGCTGCATCCGCCGCAGCTGACTCTGAAG ATTCATCATTGGGCAATGGATACCGGCTTCCTCCACCAGAGATAAAAGATATTGTTGATGCTCCACCTCTTCCAACAATATCATTTTCTCCTCATCGGGATAAAATACTATTCCTCAAGAGAAGATCACTTCCTCCCTTGGCAGAATTGGCAAGACCCGAGGAGAAACTTGCTGGTGTTCGCATTGATGGGAGATGCAATTCCCGGAGCAGAAT GTCATACTACACCGGTATTGGAATCTATCAATTATTGAATGATGGTACCCTAGGTCCTGAAAAAGAAGTACATGGTCTTCCAAGTGGTGctaaaattaactttatttcaTG GTCAAATGATGGTGCGCATCTTGCCTTTGGTGTTAGAACTGACGAG GATGATGGCAGCAGTAGCAAGCTGAGATTATGGGTAGCTGAAACTAAAACTGGAAAAGCTAGACCTCTTTTCCAAACACAAGATATTTTTCTAAATGCAGTTTTTGATAA CTTTGTGTGGTTAAATAACTCAACCTTGTTGGTTTGTACAATTCCTCTATCACGGGGAGATCCTCCAAAGAAACCCTTGGTTCCTCGTGGTCCCAAGATCCAATCCAATGAGCGGAAGGAATTAATTCAAGCAAGAACACATCAAGATCTTCTCAAAGATGAATATGatgaattattatttgactACTACGCAACTTCACAGCTTGTTCTAGTATCTCTTGATGGAATAGTGAAGCCAGTTGGGCCTCCGGCTATATATACATCGTTGGATCCATCACCAGATGAAAAATACATTATGATTTGTTCGATGCACCGGCCGTATTCTTTCATTGTACCTTGTGGGAGATTCCCTAGGAAGGTTGATCTTTGGACAGCTGATGGAAATTTTATCAGAGAAATTTGCGATTTACCCCTTGCGGAGGATATTCCCATTGCACATAACAGTGTCAGAAGAGGAAAGCGCTCAATCCAATGGAGAGCTGATAAGCCATCAACACTAGTCTG GGTTGAGACACAGGACGGTGGTGATGCAAAAATCAATGTCTCCCCACGTGATATAGTTTATACAGAACCTGCTGAGCCACATGAAAATGATCTGCCAATTATTTTGCATAAACTTGATTTTCGCTATGG AGGGATCTCTTGGTGTGACGACTCACTTGCCCTAGTTTATGAATCTTGGTATAAAACACGGAAGATAAGAACCTGGGTTATTTCACCTGGGTGTGAGGGTGCAACTCCGCGCATACTTTTTGATAGGTCTTCTGAAGATGTTTATTCAGATCCTGGTTCTCCTATGTTGCGGAGAACACCTTCAGGCACTTACGTGATTGCGAAGATAAAAAAGGAAGGCGATGAAGGAACATATGTCCTGTTAAATGGAAGTGGTGCCACCCCACAAGGGAATGTGCCATTTGTGGATTTATTTGACAT AAATACAAGCAATAAAGAACGAATATGGGAGAGTGACAAGGAAAAATATTACGAGACTGTTGTTGCTCTGATGTCCGATCAGGATGAAGGGGACATGCCTCTTAATCGGTTAAAAGTATTAACCTCAAAAGAATCCAAAACTGAAAACACACAGTATTACATGCTGAGTTGGCCAGAAAAGAAAGCATGTCAGATCACAGATTTTCCACATCCTTACCCTCAGTTGTCTTCACTAAAGAAAGAAATGATTAGGTATGAAAGGAAGGATGGTGTTCAACTCACTGCAACATTGTATCTTCCTCCTGATTATGATCCTGCAAGAGACGGCCCACTTCCATGCTTAATGTGGTCCTATCCTGGCGAGTTTAAAAGCAAAAATGCAGCAGGCCAAGTGCGTGGCTCCCCAAATGAGTTTGCTGGCATTGGTTCAACATCTCCTCTACTCTGGCTAGCAAGGAG GTTTGCTATCTTATCAGGACCAACAATTCCTATAATTGGAGAGGGTACTGAGGAGGCAAATGATAG CTATGTGGAGCAGCTTGTTGCAAGTGCAGAGGCTGCAGTGAATGAAGTTATTCGCCGGGGA GTGGCTCATCCTAACAAAATTGCTATTGGAGGTCATTCATATGGGGCTTTCATGACTGCAAATCTCCTTGCTCATGCACCACATCTTTTCTGTTGTGGAATTGCTCGCTCTGGTGCATATAACCGAACACTTACTCCGTTTGGATTTCAG AATGAGGATAGGACACTTTGGGAGGCCGTCAATACCTATGTTGAAATGAGCCCATTCATATCGGCTAATAAAATTAAGAAGCCTATCTTACTCATCCATGGAGAAGAAGATAACAATTCAGGAACCCTGACAATGCAG TCAGATCGCTTCTTCAATGCATTGAAAGGACATGGTGCACTTTGTCGCCTTGTTATTCTTCCCTTTGAAAGCCATGGCTATTCAGCACGAGAGAGCGTGATGCACGTTCTCTGGGAAACTGATAGGTGGCTGCAAAGCTACTGTGTGGCTAATGCTGGCGAAGAACCTGTGGCAACTGAAGAAAGTTCAAATAAAGACACATCAGGTGCAGAAACTAAAGTTGTCGGAGCTGCTGGAGGAGTGACAGAGCAGCCAGATCAAGAGCCCGACAGAATTCATATTATTTGCGAATCTTCATTGTG A
- the LOC121741789 gene encoding probable glutamyl endopeptidase, chloroplastic isoform X1 — translation MRLHKVYHRFSIFHLPKQPLILSHFLSLKPPDRPPLHLINPFSSSSHATGRARAMTLRSIAPVHAAEGDGGSNGATRAASAAADSEDSSLGNGYRLPPPEIKDIVDAPPLPTISFSPHRDKILFLKRRSLPPLAELARPEEKLAGVRIDGRCNSRSRMSYYTGIGIYQLLNDGTLGPEKEVHGLPSGAKINFISWSNDGAHLAFGVRTDEDDGSSSKLRLWVAETKTGKARPLFQTQDIFLNAVFDNFVWLNNSTLLVCTIPLSRGDPPKKPLVPRGPKIQSNERKELIQARTHQDLLKDEYDELLFDYYATSQLVLVSLDGIVKPVGPPAIYTSLDPSPDEKYIMICSMHRPYSFIVPCGRFPRKVDLWTADGNFIREICDLPLAEDIPIAHNSVRRGKRSIQWRADKPSTLVWVETQDGGDAKINVSPRDIVYTEPAEPHENDLPIILHKLDFRYGGISWCDDSLALVYESWYKTRKIRTWVISPGCEGATPRILFDRSSEDVYSDPGSPMLRRTPSGTYVIAKIKKEGDEGTYVLLNGSGATPQGNVPFVDLFDINTSNKERIWESDKEKYYETVVALMSDQDEGDMPLNRLKVLTSKESKTENTQYYMLSWPEKKACQITDFPHPYPQLSSLKKEMIRYERKDGVQLTATLYLPPDYDPARDGPLPCLMWSYPGEFKSKNAAGQVRGSPNEFAGIGSTSPLLWLARRFAILSGPTIPIIGEGTEEANDSYVEQLVASAEAAVNEVIRRGVAHPNKIAIGGHSYGAFMTANLLAHAPHLFCCGIARSGAYNRTLTPFGFQNEDRTLWEAVNTYVEMSPFISANKIKKPILLIHGEEDNNSGTLTMQSDRFFNALKGHGALCRLVILPFESHGYSARESVMHVLWETDRWLQSYCVANAGEEPVATEESSNKDTSGAETKVVGAAGGVTEQPDQEPDRIHIICESSLY, via the exons ATGCGCCTTCACAAAGTCTACCACCGTTTCTCTATCTTCCATTTACCCAAACAGCCTCTCATCCTctctcactttctctctctaaaacccCCTGACCGCCCTCCGCTCCACCTGATCAATCCTTTTTCGTCATCTTCGCACGCTACTGGTAGAGCCAGAGCAATGACACTCCGCAGCATCGCCCCCGTCCACGCCGCCGAGGGCGACGGCGGCTCTAACGGCGCCACTCGTGCTGCATCCGCCGCAGCTGACTCTGAAG ATTCATCATTGGGCAATGGATACCGGCTTCCTCCACCAGAGATAAAAGATATTGTTGATGCTCCACCTCTTCCAACAATATCATTTTCTCCTCATCGGGATAAAATACTATTCCTCAAGAGAAGATCACTTCCTCCCTTGGCAGAATTGGCAAGACCCGAGGAGAAACTTGCTGGTGTTCGCATTGATGGGAGATGCAATTCCCGGAGCAGAAT GTCATACTACACCGGTATTGGAATCTATCAATTATTGAATGATGGTACCCTAGGTCCTGAAAAAGAAGTACATGGTCTTCCAAGTGGTGctaaaattaactttatttcaTG GTCAAATGATGGTGCGCATCTTGCCTTTGGTGTTAGAACTGACGAG GATGATGGCAGCAGTAGCAAGCTGAGATTATGGGTAGCTGAAACTAAAACTGGAAAAGCTAGACCTCTTTTCCAAACACAAGATATTTTTCTAAATGCAGTTTTTGATAA CTTTGTGTGGTTAAATAACTCAACCTTGTTGGTTTGTACAATTCCTCTATCACGGGGAGATCCTCCAAAGAAACCCTTGGTTCCTCGTGGTCCCAAGATCCAATCCAATGAGCGGAAGGAATTAATTCAAGCAAGAACACATCAAGATCTTCTCAAAGATGAATATGatgaattattatttgactACTACGCAACTTCACAGCTTGTTCTAGTATCTCTTGATGGAATAGTGAAGCCAGTTGGGCCTCCGGCTATATATACATCGTTGGATCCATCACCAGATGAAAAATACATTATGATTTGTTCGATGCACCGGCCGTATTCTTTCATTGTACCTTGTGGGAGATTCCCTAGGAAGGTTGATCTTTGGACAGCTGATGGAAATTTTATCAGAGAAATTTGCGATTTACCCCTTGCGGAGGATATTCCCATTGCACATAACAGTGTCAGAAGAGGAAAGCGCTCAATCCAATGGAGAGCTGATAAGCCATCAACACTAGTCTG GGTTGAGACACAGGACGGTGGTGATGCAAAAATCAATGTCTCCCCACGTGATATAGTTTATACAGAACCTGCTGAGCCACATGAAAATGATCTGCCAATTATTTTGCATAAACTTGATTTTCGCTATGG AGGGATCTCTTGGTGTGACGACTCACTTGCCCTAGTTTATGAATCTTGGTATAAAACACGGAAGATAAGAACCTGGGTTATTTCACCTGGGTGTGAGGGTGCAACTCCGCGCATACTTTTTGATAGGTCTTCTGAAGATGTTTATTCAGATCCTGGTTCTCCTATGTTGCGGAGAACACCTTCAGGCACTTACGTGATTGCGAAGATAAAAAAGGAAGGCGATGAAGGAACATATGTCCTGTTAAATGGAAGTGGTGCCACCCCACAAGGGAATGTGCCATTTGTGGATTTATTTGACAT AAATACAAGCAATAAAGAACGAATATGGGAGAGTGACAAGGAAAAATATTACGAGACTGTTGTTGCTCTGATGTCCGATCAGGATGAAGGGGACATGCCTCTTAATCGGTTAAAAGTATTAACCTCAAAAGAATCCAAAACTGAAAACACACAGTATTACATGCTGAGTTGGCCAGAAAAGAAAGCATGTCAGATCACAGATTTTCCACATCCTTACCCTCAGTTGTCTTCACTAAAGAAAGAAATGATTAGGTATGAAAGGAAGGATGGTGTTCAACTCACTGCAACATTGTATCTTCCTCCTGATTATGATCCTGCAAGAGACGGCCCACTTCCATGCTTAATGTGGTCCTATCCTGGCGAGTTTAAAAGCAAAAATGCAGCAGGCCAAGTGCGTGGCTCCCCAAATGAGTTTGCTGGCATTGGTTCAACATCTCCTCTACTCTGGCTAGCAAGGAG GTTTGCTATCTTATCAGGACCAACAATTCCTATAATTGGAGAGGGTACTGAGGAGGCAAATGATAG CTATGTGGAGCAGCTTGTTGCAAGTGCAGAGGCTGCAGTGAATGAAGTTATTCGCCGGGGA GTGGCTCATCCTAACAAAATTGCTATTGGAGGTCATTCATATGGGGCTTTCATGACTGCAAATCTCCTTGCTCATGCACCACATCTTTTCTGTTGTGGAATTGCTCGCTCTGGTGCATATAACCGAACACTTACTCCGTTTGGATTTCAG AATGAGGATAGGACACTTTGGGAGGCCGTCAATACCTATGTTGAAATGAGCCCATTCATATCGGCTAATAAAATTAAGAAGCCTATCTTACTCATCCATGGAGAAGAAGATAACAATTCAGGAACCCTGACAATGCAG TCAGATCGCTTCTTCAATGCATTGAAAGGACATGGTGCACTTTGTCGCCTTGTTATTCTTCCCTTTGAAAGCCATGGCTATTCAGCACGAGAGAGCGTGATGCACGTTCTCTGGGAAACTGATAGGTGGCTGCAAAGCTACTGTGTGGCTAATGCTGGCGAAGAACCTGTGGCAACTGAAGAAAGTTCAAATAAAGACACATCAGGTGCAGAAACTAAAGTTGTCGGAGCTGCTGGAGGAGTGACAGAGCAGCCAGATCAAGAGCCCGACAGAATTCATATTATTTGCGAATCTTCATT ATATTGA
- the LOC121741958 gene encoding uncharacterized protein LOC121741958, which translates to MAALCSTRFLLLLILLSAVPVAYIIHSETSDRAAHVYSYASKSWLRECAKWDDLNRRFIVSFFEGGVGVVPVKDDGAMLDEITVVGDAGPGKNSTLGMAIDRPRNRLLVAIADVQGNKYSAVAAYDLTSWNRLFHTQLGGPEGEKTFADDVAVDTEGNAYVTDVKASKLWKVGVNGELLYTIKSPLFIPKEWYYGLIGLNGIVYHPNGYLLVGHTLWGKLFKVEIGKGDVVKEVNIIGGSLMFGDGLELVSPTKLVVAGNTVKMVESTDDWETAHIVGKSKALGHRLVTAATVKEGKVYLNHLVGLGYPKRKHVLVEAIFT; encoded by the exons ATGGCTGCTCTGTGCTCCACCagattcctcctcctcctcatcctcctctcCGCCGTCCCCGTCGCCTACATCATCCACTCCGAAACCTCGGACCGAGCCGCCCACGTCTACTCCTACGCCAGCAAATCGTGGCTCCGCGAGTGCGCCAAGTGGGATGATCTCAACCGCCGCTTCATCGTCTCCTTCTTCGAGGGCGGCGTCGGAGTCGTCCCGGTCAAGGATGACGGCGCAATGCTGGACGAGATTACGGTGGTCGGAGATGCCGGCCCCGGGAAGAACTCGACGCTGGGAATGGCAATTGACCGGCCGAGGAATCGGTTGCTGGTGGCGATCGCCGATGTGCAAGGGAACAAGTACAGCGCTGTCGCTGCCTACGATTTGACCTCTTGGAATCGCCTATTTCACACACAGCTCGGCGGACCAG AGGGTGAGAAAACATTCGCAGATGATGTGGCCGTTGATACGGAAGGAAATGCTTATGTAACCGATGTAAAGGCAAGCAAGCTTTGGAAGGTTGGTGTAAATGGTGAGCTCCTTTACACCATCAAGAGCCCCCTCTTTATCCCAAAAGAGTGGTACTATGGCTTGATTGGTCTCAATGGCATCGTGTACCATCCAAACGGGTATTTGTTGGTTGGCCATACCCTCTGGGGCAAGCTCTTTAAGGTTGAGATAGGCAAGGGAGACGTGGTTAAGGAAGTCAACATCATTGGGGGCTCATTGATGTTTGGAGATGGATTGGAGCTCGTATCACCCACAAAGCTTGTAGTTGCTGGCAATACGGTGAAGATGGTGGAGAGCACAGATGATTGGGAGACTGCCCACATTGTAGGGAAGTCGAAGGCTCTAGGCCACCGTCTGGTGACAGCAGCCACGGTGAAGGAGGGTAAGGTTTATCTGAACCACCTTGTTGGTTTGGGGTATCCGAAGAGGAAACATGTGCTCGTTGAGGCTATTTTTACTTGA